From a single Okeanomitos corallinicola TIOX110 genomic region:
- the pbpC gene encoding penicillin-binding protein 1C, whose translation MKLKNLKKLTLRVSASLREIISYFRYFNKYILTIIIICLTIRILPYFAPIHSQDIAQKQLALQFTDRNNLPLGTILTRDQEHTSIVPLNQISPQFINAILAAEDGNFYQHGALDLKAIIRATKNSLSHQKIVSGASTITMQLARMLENSPRNINGKFKEIWLSWRLFAGMNQDEILAAYINRLPMGGNIYGVEAAAQIYFSIPAQELNLAQSSLLAAIPNNPNYFNPYQHWKRLKTRQKYVLKQMVQDGYISEEIAEKTYQEKVVFQSRQQGIIAAPHFLFWLAQQNNPLRKQGGELESLLIQTTINLPLQQFVEAQVKQVLDSLNDKNVNDAAALVIDNHSGEVVAYVGSPDYFNDVKLGRNDGVQALRQPGSTLKPFIYELALEKSVIKPNSILADVPSHYAIPGAKLYSPKDYTNQFLGPVRVRIALANSLNIPAVRTLEKIGVDTFLNRLHQLGFKNLNQSSEYYGLGLALGGGEVSLWELARAYLTIANLGEKQPLITILNHPSSPSQSSISQPINWQLIIDMLSDRYARANAFGVDSVLNLPFPTAVKTGTSSNYRDTWTVGFSTDYTVATWVGNFNGEPMRQVSGVTGAAPLWNRIMLHLHEHQTPADFSAPAGLVQLPICANTGLKPTPDCDSVVQEYFAPTDKIAYENSTDFHLSPVYNQWLEKQPQSNFISDQLRILSPRDGDLFLIYPGEKEQQKLEFKLAGNSHQSVEWWLNGQRLSTQSNNEIFWHLRPGKWRLEARTGKISHRINFQVEERYTQSKREGFSVVNPTISR comes from the coding sequence ATGAAACTTAAAAACCTAAAAAAATTAACTCTCCGCGTCTCTGCGTCTTTGCGTGAGATAATATCCTATTTTCGTTATTTCAATAAATATATCCTGACCATCATTATTATCTGCCTAACAATCCGAATATTACCCTATTTTGCACCTATTCATAGCCAAGACATAGCCCAAAAACAACTAGCATTGCAATTTACAGATCGCAACAATTTACCATTAGGAACAATCCTCACCCGTGACCAAGAGCATACATCAATTGTACCATTAAATCAAATTTCACCCCAATTTATCAACGCCATCTTAGCAGCAGAAGACGGTAACTTTTACCAACATGGTGCATTAGATTTAAAAGCAATTATCCGCGCTACCAAAAATTCTCTTTCTCATCAAAAAATTGTTTCTGGTGCTTCCACCATTACCATGCAATTAGCACGAATGCTAGAAAATTCACCCCGGAATATTAATGGTAAATTCAAAGAAATTTGGTTATCTTGGCGATTATTCGCAGGAATGAATCAAGATGAAATTCTAGCAGCTTATATTAATCGTTTACCGATGGGAGGAAATATTTATGGTGTAGAAGCAGCAGCACAAATTTATTTTTCTATCCCTGCACAAGAATTAAATTTAGCCCAATCTTCTCTATTAGCTGCAATTCCTAATAATCCCAATTATTTTAATCCTTATCAACACTGGAAAAGACTAAAAACACGCCAAAAATATGTTTTAAAGCAAATGGTACAAGATGGTTATATCAGCGAAGAAATAGCCGAAAAAACATATCAAGAAAAGGTAGTCTTTCAATCTCGTCAACAGGGAATTATTGCTGCACCTCATTTTTTATTTTGGTTAGCACAGCAAAATAATCCTCTCCGCAAGCAAGGAGGGGAACTGGAATCTTTGCTAATTCAAACTACTATCAATCTCCCTTTACAACAGTTTGTAGAAGCACAAGTAAAACAGGTGCTTGATTCTTTAAATGATAAAAATGTCAATGATGCAGCAGCTTTAGTCATTGATAACCATTCTGGGGAAGTTGTCGCTTATGTTGGTTCACCTGATTATTTTAATGATGTCAAATTAGGACGGAATGACGGTGTACAAGCTTTACGTCAACCCGGTTCTACCTTGAAACCTTTTATCTATGAATTAGCATTAGAAAAAAGTGTGATTAAACCTAATTCTATTTTAGCTGATGTTCCTTCCCATTATGCCATTCCCGGTGCAAAATTATATAGTCCCAAAGATTATACAAATCAATTTTTAGGGCCTGTAAGAGTGAGAATTGCTTTAGCAAATTCTTTAAATATCCCCGCAGTTAGAACATTAGAAAAAATCGGTGTAGATACTTTTTTAAATCGTCTGCATCAATTAGGTTTTAAAAACTTAAATCAAAGTTCTGAATATTATGGTTTGGGTTTGGCTTTGGGTGGTGGTGAGGTGAGCTTATGGGAATTAGCACGGGCTTATTTAACCATAGCTAACTTAGGAGAAAAACAGCCTTTAATTACTATCTTAAATCATCCTTCATCCCCTTCTCAATCTTCCATTTCCCAACCTATAAACTGGCAATTAATTATTGATATGTTAAGCGATCGCTATGCCCGCGCCAATGCTTTTGGTGTAGACTCAGTATTAAACCTACCCTTCCCCACAGCTGTCAAAACTGGCACTTCGTCTAACTATCGAGATACATGGACAGTAGGTTTTTCCACTGACTACACCGTCGCTACTTGGGTAGGAAATTTCAACGGTGAACCCATGCGTCAGGTCTCTGGTGTTACAGGTGCTGCACCTTTGTGGAATCGCATCATGTTACATTTACATGAACATCAAACTCCTGCTGACTTTTCAGCACCAGCAGGGTTAGTGCAATTGCCCATCTGTGCCAACACTGGGTTGAAACCTACACCTGATTGTGATTCAGTAGTACAGGAATATTTTGCACCCACAGATAAAATTGCTTACGAAAATTCTACTGATTTCCATTTATCACCTGTGTATAATCAATGGTTAGAAAAACAACCACAATCAAATTTTATTTCTGATCAATTAAGAATTTTATCACCCCGTGATGGTGATTTATTTCTGATCTATCCCGGTGAAAAAGAACAGCAAAAACTAGAATTTAAACTAGCTGGAAATTCTCATCAGTCTGTCGAGTGGTGGCTAAATGGTCAAAGGTTATCTACACAGTCAAATAATGAGATTTTTTGGCATTTACGCCCTGGAAAATGGAGGCTGGAAGCTAGAACTGGCAAGATTAGTCATCGAATAAATTTTCAAGTAGAGGAAAGATATACCCAATCTAAAAGAGAAGGTTTTTCTGTAGTTAATCCTACTATTTCTCGATAG
- a CDS encoding TIGR01777 family oxidoreductase: MKVVITGATGFVGSRLVKRLQDEGNKVLVLSRNTNHAHKVFPSQAFPNVEIRAYTPNVSGAWQDAVVGCDGVVNLAGEPIAEERWTPERKQAILNSRKLCTQKLVEAIAKANPKPTVLVNASAIGYYGTSETATFEENSPSGQDFLAQVCQEWEAEAKKVTETDVRLVILRFGIVLGHGGALGKMITPFKLFAGGPIGNGRQWFSWIHLDDMVNLIIRALTQPNMKGVYNATAPNPVRMTDLSNTMGQVMNRPSWLPVPGFALEAMLGDGAIVVLEGQKVLPQRTQSTGFNYQYPNLQSALKEILK; the protein is encoded by the coding sequence ATGAAAGTAGTAATCACGGGAGCCACAGGATTTGTAGGTAGTCGTTTAGTGAAACGGCTGCAAGATGAAGGTAATAAAGTCTTAGTATTAAGCCGAAACACCAATCATGCCCATAAGGTTTTTCCATCTCAGGCTTTTCCCAATGTCGAAATCAGGGCTTATACACCAAATGTATCCGGTGCTTGGCAAGATGCGGTTGTTGGTTGTGATGGTGTGGTGAATTTGGCAGGAGAACCCATTGCTGAAGAACGCTGGACACCGGAACGGAAGCAAGCCATCCTCAATAGCCGCAAATTATGTACACAAAAACTTGTCGAAGCGATCGCTAAAGCTAACCCCAAACCTACTGTGCTAGTCAACGCTTCAGCCATTGGTTACTACGGTACGAGCGAAACCGCTACTTTTGAAGAAAATAGCCCCTCCGGTCAAGATTTTTTAGCCCAAGTCTGTCAAGAATGGGAAGCAGAAGCCAAAAAGGTAACAGAGACTGATGTGCGTTTGGTAATCTTGCGCTTTGGCATTGTTTTAGGTCATGGTGGCGCTTTGGGGAAAATGATTACTCCCTTTAAACTTTTTGCAGGTGGTCCTATTGGTAACGGTCGTCAGTGGTTTTCTTGGATTCACCTAGATGATATGGTGAATTTAATTATTCGAGCTTTAACTCAGCCTAATATGAAAGGTGTGTATAATGCCACTGCCCCTAATCCGGTGCGGATGACAGATTTAAGTAATACGATGGGGCAAGTGATGAATCGTCCTTCTTGGTTGCCTGTGCCTGGTTTTGCCTTGGAAGCGATGTTAGGTGATGGGGCAATTGTGGTTTTAGAAGGACAAAAAGTATTACCTCAACGTACCCAATCTACAGGTTTTAATTATCAGTATCCGAATTTGCAATCAGCATTAAAGGAAATTTTGAAATAA
- a CDS encoding DUF433 domain-containing protein: MKNLYGEVDPRDIPAYSISDAAKYLRIPAGTIRSWIAPISNGSQFSKKLILTQDIKPKLLSFINLVEIHVLRAIRKHHQMQRDKVRIALDEIEDQLQLSHFLAREQFRSHGVDLFIEKYSSLINNASEYWRTDLKNAFNTHFQRIEFDKNGLAIKLFPFTCSQEEDNPRIVVIDPRIAFGRLVIAETGIPTTVLAERLKAGESIEDLAFDYNCDRLKIEEAIRCELPVVA, from the coding sequence ATGAAAAACCTTTATGGAGAAGTTGATCCTAGAGATATTCCTGCCTATTCTATTAGCGATGCCGCTAAATACCTACGTATTCCAGCAGGTACTATTCGATCTTGGATAGCACCAATATCAAATGGTTCTCAATTCTCCAAAAAACTAATTTTAACTCAAGATATTAAACCAAAACTCCTTTCATTTATCAACCTCGTTGAAATTCATGTTCTTAGAGCTATTCGTAAACACCACCAAATGCAACGCGATAAGGTAAGAATTGCTCTTGATGAAATTGAGGATCAGTTGCAATTATCACACTTTTTAGCCCGTGAACAATTCCGATCTCATGGAGTTGACTTATTCATAGAAAAATATAGTTCTCTGATTAATAATGCCTCAGAATACTGGCGAACAGATTTGAAAAATGCTTTTAATACTCATTTTCAACGCATTGAGTTTGACAAGAATGGACTTGCTATTAAACTTTTTCCATTTACTTGTTCTCAAGAAGAAGATAACCCACGCATTGTTGTAATTGATCCCAGAATTGCTTTTGGTCGTCTTGTGATTGCTGAGACAGGAATTCCTACTACGGTTTTAGCTGAACGATTAAAGGCTGGTGAATCAATCGAGGATCTTGCCTTTGATTATAACTGCGATCGCCTGAAAATTGAAGAAGCTATCCGCTGTGAATTACCTGTTGTTGCATGA
- a CDS encoding iron-sulfur cluster assembly accessory protein, with protein sequence MTQATQIQERGILLSEAALRQVKSLQAQQGQDLCLRVGVRQGGCSGMSYMMDFEDISKITPQDDVFDYDGFKIVCDRKSLLYLYGLMLDYSNAMIGGGFQFTNPNASQTCGCGKSFGV encoded by the coding sequence ATGACACAAGCAACCCAAATTCAAGAACGTGGCATTTTGTTGAGTGAAGCAGCACTACGTCAAGTAAAATCTCTCCAAGCTCAACAAGGGCAAGATTTGTGTTTACGGGTAGGAGTCCGTCAAGGTGGCTGTTCTGGAATGTCTTACATGATGGATTTTGAAGACATCAGCAAGATCACTCCCCAGGATGACGTTTTTGATTATGATGGTTTTAAAATTGTTTGCGATCGCAAGAGTTTGTTATATCTCTATGGATTGATGTTGGATTATAGTAATGCCATGATCGGCGGTGGTTTTCAATTCACTAACCCCAATGCTTCTCAAACCTGCGGTTGCGGTAAATCCTTCGGAGTGTAA